The following nucleotide sequence is from Populus nigra chromosome 15, ddPopNigr1.1, whole genome shotgun sequence.
ttcttaaaaaatatctgtatcatatatgtatatatattgaaaatatttagtGTTTTGCTTCGCTTACTCTGTGTATTGTAGCAAAACAACATGCATAATTTAATGTTTGTTCTTTTCGGGGGAGGGAGGAATTTTGAAAAGTGACTTGACTGATTTTAAAATCCAAGCAGGTTTTCTTTTCTCACTGTAATTAATTCCCTTCGAATCGTCACCAAAACGTGAACTATGGTTTTCGTGTGCAAGATCATCACAAAACCGAAAGACCAAGAGCATTGGCCCatgttttgttgaaaaaaactataactgcTTGTTTCGTGGCCGAAAATATATTGCTGACAGTTAATAATACATACTGAGTTTTTGTTTGGCTGGCATGCTAGAAATCTTGGAATCTTTGCCACATAGCTATTTTCATGTAGAACAAAGAGACTGACAGAACAAAGAATGGCTTGAATACACAGAAGCCTCTAGGCTATGCCGCTGCATTTTTTAATCCAGAATGAAGTACCTTTTGAATaacaggagaagaaaaaaaaattcagaacttGATATCTCATTTCATCAGACAGGCTTCCTGAGTTCCTGAAGTCATAGATTACATCTGCTTATATATAAGCATGGTAAAACTCTGGAGAGGCTAATCAGAATAGGAGATAggattttaacaaaataaattgccAAGAATCCTAGTTATAAAATGACATCAAATGTTGCCAGAGTTTTATATATAGGCAAGGCTTTTCTAtcgaaaatattcatttttttccatgCTGCATTGCATTTCAGttcattttgtttggttttgagATTGCAAAATATTTAAGATGGGGAGACATGTAAATTTTGATTCTGATTGAAGTTCAAATTTTGAggtgttctttttctttccctcatTTGTGTCTCTAGGGTTTTCAGTGTTGttgattttacaattttattgaaCCCTTTTGTTTCGTAAAAAATGTAAATGCATCAAAGTTGGTCATATTGCTTGATGATATTAAGATATGgatgttttgaataaatttcAGACACTGAAATCGACGCAAGCAATGGGAGAGGCGATGAAAGGTGTAACAAAAGCGATGGGCCAGATGAATAGGCAGATGAACTTGCCATCATTGCAGAAAATTATGCAAGAATTTGAGAGGCAGAATGAAAAGATGGAAATGGTGACTGAGGTGATGGGTGATGCCATTGATGATGCCTTGGAAGGGgatgaggaagaggaagaaactGAAGACCTAGTGAACCAAGTTCTTGATGAGATTGGAATTGACGTCAATCAGGAGGTAATATAGTCATTTCAACTTTTACTTTTCCATGCATGCTGGCTAAGTGATTGAGGTTTGAATTGATCATTAATCTATATACAACAATTGTTCTTGCAGCTTGTAAATGCACCATCATCTGCTGTTGCTGCCCCTGCTGCAAAAGGTAAGGTTGCACAAGTGGAAACGACAGGGAATGAAGACGGTGGAATAGACAGTGACTTGCAGGCAAGGCTAGACAATCTGAGAAGAATGTGATAGCGGAATAGACAGTGACATGCAGGCAAGGGTCGACAATCTGAGAAGAATGTGATCTCTTTCCTATTACTCatgtaaaataatgattttagcTTTATTGTTAAAAGCGAGAATGCCTTGGGGCCGTGTAATGTAATATCTATGAACACTCTGCCAGGAGTTGTTTACTTTTGGTTTGGTGACAGTTgtagattttaataaacaaaaagttCTGATGATGAATTCATATTGTAAATGCCAGAGATTTTGTGTATGAAGATTGGTGCCATGGAAGTGCAAAGATAtcaatgcatgacaaaaattacatgaagttaaaagaaagatatatatatatatatatatatatatatatatatatatatatccacgaAAACTTCTGAGTAACCATTACAATCAATAGTTAATtgtgtctttcttttcttttatgttggatattcatcttttttctttctttctttgattccaAACAATATTTCTTGGTTTCCCCGagtgttaattttataaaatcaaattataattataattgtggTTAAAAAAAGCAGTCAAAATAATACTCCatttgatgttaaaataaaattgaatggtcaatttgatattttggaGAAGGTCAATCACACCACCTCATAAAAAGACctcatattaaaacgattctAATAACACCAAAGAAGATCGTTGTTGAATCTTGGAAGAAGTCATACACGCCACCACGATACAGTTGCTTTCTTAACATGTTGGCCCGTGTTTTAAATACACCAGCCACTTCTCCACTTTAATCCCTGTTTcggcaaaataataatattattaataataaatatttgtttcaatttcaaatttagtATCTAAAGattcaaatatttcaaatcaataaaattgtattttattttgacaaatcgAGTATTAAccaaatcttgaatttttttcttggcaCCATGAGAACCCAAAATCAagctaaagaaataaaaaaatcatcaagtccaATCTTACATcaataatatatgaaataattaaattaaaaaaaattgaaaattttgtctttgatttgacgagaagaaaaaaaagctaaatattTGCTTTGGTTTAAATTTAACCCCtaaagtttttattgttttaaataattaaaattaaattttattaaattaaattaaacattgaattttttttcaagacacCACATAAACCCAAAATTAAGCCTAAACACATTTGGTATTTGCCCTGACCTGCGTCTACGTGGTGTGCAC
It contains:
- the LOC133673911 gene encoding vacuolar protein sorting-associated protein 2 homolog 1, with product MSFLFGKKKTPAELLRENKRMLDKSIREIERERQGLQTQEKKLIAEIKKSAKQGQMGAVKVMAKDLIRTRHQIEKFYKLKSQLQGVSLRIQTLKSTQAMGEAMKGVTKAMGQMNRQMNLPSLQKIMQEFERQNEKMEMVTEVMGDAIDDALEGDEEEEETEDLVNQVLDEIGIDVNQELVNAPSSAVAAPAAKGKVAQVETTGNEDGGIDSDLQARLDNLRRM